CGGTGCTGGGGCTGGGATCTCCGGACGACCGGGTGCAGTTCGGTGTCGGGAAGGCGCAGCTGGCCATCCGGGCGGACGGGAGCAACCTGCCTGCCGACGTCGACCCTGACGAACTGGACCTGTCCGGGGCGACCATCCGCTTCACCTACGAGACCGTCAACGGGGGCCCACCCGACGAGTTCTTCGGCGAGGACGTGCCCGCGAGCGAGGTCTGCACCACCGACGTCGACGGCGTGTGCGTCTTCCCCGTCCCCGAGGGCGAGGACCCGGATGACGCCGACTACTCCCAGGTCGGTCTCTTCCCCCGGTCCACGTTCACCATCGAGCAGCTGACCGCTCCCACCTCCGGACAGCTGCTGCTGCCCGAGAACGGCGACGAGGTCGTCTACGGCGAGACCGACGGGCAAGGTCTGCCCAGCGCCACCGCCACCGGGGTCGACCCCTTCGACCCGTCCTCCCAGGACCAGGTCGCGGACGGGATCGACCCGACCGTGGACGCACCCCAGAACGTCGCCCCCGAGGTCGAGGAGGCGCCCGACGGCCCCTTCACCGAATCCTCCGTCACCTTCCAGGACCCCGGCGCCTACCGGACCATCGCGGTGGCCACGTCCACCCCGGCCGGCGCACCCGTCGCCGGCGCGACCTACACGCTGTGCACGGTCCCCGACGCCCCTTGCACCGACCCGGCGCAGCTCGTCTCGGCCACCACGGACGCCCAGGGCCGGCTGGTGTTCCCCGGTCTGTACCTGCCCGGTACGTACACGATCACGCAGACCACCACGGCGTCCGGCCTGCAGTTCTCCGGCACCCCGGTGTCCTTCACGGTCACCGCCGCCCAGTCCGTCGCCGACACCCAGGCCGCCCTCGTGCTGCCCGTGGTGAACGGCGCACCGGCCGCGCCGGCACCGACCGGACCGACCCTCACCCCGGTGGTCACCCCGGTCGCCACCGCCGGCCCCCAGCTGGCCCGGACCGGCACCGACACCGTCCCGATGGCACTGGCCGGTGCCGGCCTGCTCGCGGTCGGGGCCGGTGCGGTCGCGGCCGGCCGCCGTCGCAGCCGCGCGAACTGACCCACCGGCGATGACCCGTCCCGGTGGCGCGTTCTGGTACGCGCGCCACCGGGACGGCGACTCCCCCGGCCACACGCTCACCGGCATGGCCACCGACGAGTTCCCGGACGGGACCGTCGTGGACCTGCCCGGCCCGCCGCAGCGACCGGCCGGTTGGGCGCTCCAGGCCCGGGTGCCCGTCCCCGGGCGGGTGCCGTCGTCGGTCGTCGTCGCCCGCGCCGTCGCACCCGAGGCGCCGCACCTGTGGTGCGTGCTGGTGCCCGCGTCCCCCGACCGTCCGGGCCGCCTGGACCTCATCGGCTTCTCCACCGCACACCACCCCGACGGCGCCGTGATGGGCGCCGACACCTTCACCGCCCTGGACATCGCCTGGTCCAACCAGGTCTGCGCGCTGCGCTGGGACCCGCCCACCGGGGTCGTCGAGCAGGTCTACGTCGCCCCCGAGCACCGCCGCCTCGGCCTGGCCACCAAGCAGACGATGGTGGCCGCCGGCATCCGCACCGCCATGGGCTGGGCCTCGCTGCGCAGCGACGGCCGGCTCACCGACCTCGGTGACACCTGGCTGTCCGAGGCCCCGGACTGGTGGCGGCACCGGGTGCCCACCCGGACGGCCCACCTCCCACCGATGACCCCCGGGGACGGCGGCCCCACCTAGGCTCCCCCGCGTGATCGCAGCGTGAGCGTGACCGTCGTCGGCAGCCTGAACGAGGACGTCGTGGTGACCGTCCGCCGGCTCCCCGGGCGCGGGGAGACCGTGATCGGCAGTGCGGTCGAGGTGCTGCCCGGCGGCAAGGGCGCGAACCAGGCCGCGGCGGCCGGGCGGCTGGGCCGCGGGGTGCACATGGTCGGGCGGGTCGGCTCGGACGACGCCGCCGATCGTCAGCTGGCAGCGCTGGCCGAGGCCGGGGTGAACGTGGGCCGGGTGCTGCGCACCCCGGGCGTGCCGACCGGCAGCGCCACGATCCCGGTCGAGGCCGAGGGCGGGGAGAACCTGATCGTCGTCGTCCCCGGCGCGAACGCCGAGCTGAGCGCGGCCGACGTGACCGTCGAGAGCGTGCACCGCGCCGACGTGCTGCTGCTGCAGCTGGAGACCCCGCTGGACACCGTGCTCGCCGCCGCCCGGGCCACCACCGGCACCGTGGTGCTCAACCCGGCGCCGGCACAGCCACTGCCGGCCGAGCTGCTCGCCGCCGTCGACGTGCTGGTGCCCAACGAGCACGAGCTGGCGGAGCTCGCCGGCTCCGACGCCGCCGACCTCGCCGGGCTGGTCGACCTGGCCCGCGGACTGGCGTCACCGGCGGTCGTGGTCACCCTGGGCGGCAACGGCGCCCTCGTCGTCCCGGCCGACGGTCCGGCGCTGCACCAGCCCCCGCTGGCGGTGCAGCCGGTCGACACCACCGGCGCGGGCGACTGCTTCTGCGGCGCGCTCTGCCAGGCACTCTCGGCCGGCGCCGACCTGCCCACCGCCGTCGCCTACGCAGCCACCGCGGCCGCGCTGTCGACCACCGGCGCCGGGGCCCGCGGCGGGCTGCCCGACGACGACGCGGTCCGCGCCGCACTGCCCCGGCTCCCGGCGGCCCGCCCGGTCTGACGGTTGGCCCGCACACCCATCGGGCACGGTCGGGGCATGACCGAGACCACGCCCACCCACTCCGAGGACCCCGCCGAGGGCTCCGACACCACCACCCCGACCGAGAGCGCCGGCCGCACCCCGCACACCGAGGACGCCGCCGAGGGCGACCGCGACACCGCCGACGCCGAGTCCGGCGTCGACCCGGCGAACCGGATCAGCGAGGCCTGACCCCGGGCTGCCGGCCCGCGCCGCCGGCGCGCGGCGGGGCGGTCGGCTTCCGGTACGACGTGGGGTCCCGCGGCAGGGAACGGTGCGCCGAGCCTGCGCCCGGGGGTCCGGCGTAGGCCTGGGCCACGTCCATCCACCGGGCTGCGGCGACCCCGGTGGTCTGCAGCTGCAGCCCACCGGGTGCTCGGCGCTGGGTCACCCGCAGGCAGAAGTCCAGCGCGGGGCCGGTGACCCGGTCGGCAGCGGAGGGCTCGCCCCAGGTCCACAGCGCGCCGGACGGGGCGGTCAGCTCGACACGGACGTCCCCGGTCGGGGCGGGCAGCCCGTGCTGGGTGTGCGCGAACGCCCGGGTGCGGACGCCGAGGTGCGCGACGGCCTTCAGCCGGTCCGTGGACGAGGGAGGCAGCCCCAGGGCGTCGGTGACGTCGACGCCGTGCGCCCAGGTCTCCATGAGCCGGGCGGTGGCCATCGAGGCCGCGCTCATCGGCGGGCCGTACCAGGGCAGCGACGTGCCGGCGGGCACGGCCACCAGCGCGTCGGCCAGCGCCCGCCGACCGCTCCGCCAGCGGTCCAGCAGCTCGGACGGGGGCACCGCCGCACCCGCTGCAGCAGCGTCGTCGACCATCCCGTGGGTGTCGGGCAGCGCGCGGAAGGCGTCCGGGTCGGTGGCGGCGAGCAGGGCCACGTCGTCGGTCCAGGCCAGGTGGGCGACCTGGTGCGCGACGGTCCAGCCGGCGGCCGGGGTGGGGGTCGCCCAGCCGGCCGGGTCGAGGTCGGCGACGACGGCGTCCAGCGCGGCACCCTCGGCGGCGAGGTCGGCCAGCAGACCGGTCAGCAGGGTGCTCGTGGTCATCGCCGCACGGTAGTGAGGACGGCCGGACGCTGGCCACCCCGCTGTGGCCTGCGGCACCATCCGGGCATGCTGCTCGACGCGTCACTGCTCACCGCCGGGACCGACGACGTCGCCGGCACCGCCCGCCTGCTCGAGGACCGCGGCTACGCCGGGGTCTGGGCCTCCGAGGTCGCCCACGACCCCTTCCTGCTGCTGCACGCCGCGGCGCTGGCCACCGAGCGGGTCCAGGTCGGCTCGGCCATCGCGGTGGCCTTCGCCCGCTCTCCCATGACGCTGGCGTACACCGCGTGGGACCTGCAGCGGACCAGCAGGGGCCGGTTCGTGCTGGGGCTGGGCACGCAGGTGAAGGCGCACGTCGAGCGCCGGTTCTCCATGCCGTGGTCGGCCCCGGCGGCCCGGATGCGGGAGTACGTCGGTGCGCTGCGGGCGATCTGGGCGACCTGGTCGGCCGACGACGTCCCGCTCCGGTTCCGCGGCGAGCACTACCGGCACACGTTGATGACGCCGACGTTCACCCCACCCCGGCACGAGTGGGGCGCACCCCCGGTCCACCTGGCCGCGGTCGGGCCGCTGATGACCCGGCTGGCCGGCGAGCTGTGCGACGGCCTGCTCGCGCACGGCTTCACCACCGAGCGCTACCTGCGCGAGCGCACCCTCCCCGCCCTGCAGGAGGGCCTGGAGCTCTCCGGGCGCACCCGTGAGCAGGTCCAGGTCAGCCTGCCGGGGTTCGTCGTCGCCGGCCGGGACGACGCCGAACGGGCCGACGCCCGCACCGCGGTGCGCGCCCAGATCGCCTTCTACGGCAGCACCCCGGCCTACCGCCCGGTGCTCGAGCTGCACGGCTGGGAGGACCTGGGCGACGAGCTCAACGCGCTGTCCACCTCCCGGCGGGAGGACAAGTGGGAGGCGATGGCCGAGCTCGTGGACGACGAGGTGCTGGGCACGTTCGCCGTCGTCGCCGACCCCGAGGACGTGGCCCCGGAGGTGCTGCGCCGCTACGAGGGCGTGGTCGACCGGTTCAGCGTCTACAGCGGCGCCGGTCTCCCGCCGGAGGTGTGGGACCCGCTGGTGCGCGCCCTGGCCTGAGGGGGTTATGGTTCTGACAATCATTCCCACCAGTCGTTCCCTGGAGTGCCATCGTGTCCCCCCGCACCACCGTCCTCGCCGTCCTGACCGCCGGTTCCCTGGGCCTGGCCGCCTGCTCCTCCGGTGCGGCCGGGGGCACCGACACGACCGAGGCGGACTCCGCGAACTGCCCGGGCGACGTCCTCGACGTCGTCGTGTCCGTGGACCAGTGGGGCGACGTCGTCCGCTCCCTGGCCGGGGACTGCGCGAACGTGACCACGGTGATCAACTCCACCGCGGTCGACCCGCACGACTACGAGCCCAGCACCGGGGACGTCGCGGGCTTCGAGGACGCCGACCTCGTGGTCGTCAACGGCGCGGACTACGACCACTGGGCCTCGGACGCGGTGGCCAACCTGGACCCCGCCCCCGTCGTGGTGGACGCTGCCGAGGTGGTCGGCATCGAGGAGGAGGGGCACGCCGAGGACGACGGCCACGCCGAGGGCGAGGAGGGCCACGGCTCGGTGAACCCGCACCTCTGGTACTCCCCGGACTACGTGCAGCAGACCGCCGAGGCCGTCACCGACGCCCTCAGCGACCTCTCCCCCGACGCCGCCGACTACTTCGCCGAGCAGGCCACCGCCTGGACGACCTCGATGCAGCCCTACACCGACGAGCTCGCCGGCCTCGAGCAGCTGGCCGCCGGGAAGAGCTACGCGGCCACCGAGACGGTCTTCGACTACACCGCCACGGCCGTCGGGCTCACCGACGCCACCCCCGAGGGCTACCGGGACGCCGCCAGCAACGAGAGCGACCCGGCTGCCGGCGACGTGGCCGCCTTCGAGGCCGCCCTGGCCGACGGCAGCATCGACGTGCTGGTGTTCAACACCCAGACCGAGGGCGCCGTCCCCGACCAGCTGCGCGCCGCCGCCGAGTCGGCCGGCGTGCCGGTCGTCGAGGTCACGGAATCGGTCCCGGAGGATGCTGGTTCCTTCGAGGAGTGGCAGCTGGCCCAGCTGCAGCAGCTCGCAGACGCACTCGGTGGGGGTCAGTGACACAGAGCTCCTCGACGCAGACCCCGTCCAGCTCCCCGGCTCCGGCCCTGGTGCTGGACGGGGTCTCCGTCGTCCGCGGTGGCCGGCAGGTCTGGTCCGACGGCTCGCTGACCGTGCCGGCCGGCGCGGTCGTCGGCGTCATCGGGCCCAACGGGGCCGGGAAGACCACCCTCTTCCAGCTCGCACTGGGTCTGCTGCCGGCCGCGACCGGCCGGATCGAGGTGCTGGGCCGCACGCCCCGCGCCGGGGACCGCCGGATCGGCTACGTGCCGCAGAACTACACCGCCGCGCTCGGTGAGGCCGTGCGGGCCCGTGACCTGGTCGCCCTCGGCGTCACCGGCACCCGCTTCGGCATCCGGCGCACCACCGCGGCCGAGCACGCCCGGGTGGACGACGCGCTGCGCCGGGTCGGGGCCGCCGGGTACGCCGACCGCCGGATGAGCGAGCTGTCCGGTGGCCAGCAGCAGCGGGTCGCGATCGCCCAGGCCATCGTGGACGACGCCGAGCTGCTCCTGCTGGACGAGCCGCTGGCCAACCTGGACCTGCGCAACTCCCACGAGATCGTCACCCTGCTCGGCGAGCTCCGCCGCGAGCGGGCCGTGACGATCATGGTCGTGGCGCACGACCTGAACCCCCTGCTGCCGGTCCTCACCGACGCGGTCTACCTGCTCGACGGCCACCCGCACCACGCCTCGATCGGCGAGGTCGTCACCGAGGACCTGCTGACCCACCTCTACGGCACCCGCGTGCGTGTCGTCCGGACCGCGCAGGGTGACCTCTTCACCCGCAGCGGCTGAAGGAGCCCCGTGCGTTTCCAGGAGAACTGGCTGCAGGTCCTGCAGACGACCTTCATGCAGCACGCCTTCATCGGCGGCACCATGGTCGCGCTCACCGCCGGGCTGATGGGCTACTTCGTCATCACCCGGCAGAACGCCTTCGCCGCGCACGCGCTGGCGCACATCGGCTTCCCCGGCGCCACCGGCGCGATCCTCGTCGGCGCCCCGGTCACCCTGGGCCTGGCGGTCTTCTGCGTCGGCGGCGGTCTGCTGATCGGGCTGTTCGGCAAGCGGGTGGCCGAACGCGAGATCGCCACCGGCACCATCCTGGCCGGGGCGACCGGGCTGGGCGTGCTGTTCGCCTCGCTGGCCACGGCCAACGCCAGCACCACCACCAACGTGCTCTTCGGCAACCTGCTGGCGATCAGCCGGGACCAGCTGTGGCTGTTCGGGCTGTTCACCGTGGTGGTCGTCGTCGCCCTGGCCGTCATCGCCCGCCCGCTGGTGTTCGCCTCGGTCGACCCCGCCGTCGCCGAGGCCCGCGGGGTGCCGGTGCGGGCGCTGGGGGTGGCCTTCGTCGTCCTGCTCGCCCTGACCATCACGATGGCCGTCCAGGTCGTCGGCACGCTGCTGCTGTTCGCGCTGGTGGTCACCCCTGCTGCCGCAGCGCTGCGGCTGACCGCACGCCCGGGCCGGGTGGCCGGGCTCGCGGTGGCGTTCGCGCTGGCCTCGGTCTGGGTCGGGCTGCTGCTCTCGGCGATGATCGACCTGCCGCCGAGCTTCTTCGTCGTCTCGATCGCGGTGCTGATCTGGGCCGTGGTGCTGGTGGCCACCCGCGACCGGCACACCGCCGTCCGGCCCGAGCCCAGCGCGCACGGCGCCGTCCCGCGGGTCCCCGAACACACCGCCTGACCCGCCGGGGTGCCCCACCGGGCGTTCCCTGGCCGGGGCTTGCCCCCCGGGGGCATCCTGGGGGGATGACGCCAGACGAACAGCAGCACCGGGCCGACGACGACGTCCCCACCGCGCGGGGCACCCAGAGCGAGGAGCCGCCCCCGTCACCGGCTGCCCCGATCGCCCGGATGCTGGCCAACCCCCGCCGCACCCGCCGGGCCTGACCCTCGGCAGGCCCACTCGGCAGTGCCCGGCGCGGTGTGACGGACCGGGTCACACCGGCCCCACCGACCACCTCGAACCCGGCCACCACATGCGTGTTCGTGACCCTGGGTCGTGATGCCGACACACCGGCGTGCCGTGAACTGCTCCGTCACGCAGCCGTGCACCATCCCTGACGTGACCGCCGCCCTCGCCCTCGACCACGCGTCATCCACGGCCGACGACCTCCACCGGGGCGTCGACTCACAGGGCAGCCCGCTGCCCGTGCGGCGCAGCCGCGAGGAGCGTCAGGCGATCGTCCTGGACACCGCCGACCGGCTCTTCGCCGGCCGCAGCTCGCGCAGCGTCGGCATGGACGAGCTGGTCCGGGAGACCGGGCTGGGCAAGATGACGGTCTACCGGCTCTTCAAGAGCAAGGACGACCTGGTGGGCGCCTACCTGGCGCGCAAGGCCGCCACCGTCCTGGGCTACCTCGACGCCGAGACCCACCGGTTCGCCGACGACCCGCGGGGCGCGCTGCTGGCCGTCGTCGACGTGGTGGAGAAGGACGTCACCCGCACCGGCTTCCGCGGCTGCCCGTTCACCAACGTCAGCAGCGAGTACGACGACCCGCAGCACCCGGCCCGCTCGGCGGCCGCGGACTACAAGTACGAGCTGCACCTGCGGCTGGTGAACCTGTCCGAGGAGCTGGTCCCCGGCCACGGCGACGACCTCGCCGCCCAGGTGCACCTGATCATCGACGGCATGTACCTCTCCGGCGGCCTGCTGGGCCCCGACGGGCCGGCCAGCCACGGCCGCCAGCTGGCCGAGCGGCTCGTCGACGCCGCCGTCGCGGCCGCCGCGCGCTGAGCCCCCGGCTCCCCTACCGTTCTCCCGTGACCAGCGCACCCCTCTCCGGCGACCCCGCGACAACCCCCGCACCGAAGAAGCGGGGCAGCAGCGCCGGGCGGACCGTCAGCGCCGTGCTGCTGGTCGCGCTGACCGTGGTCCTGGTGCTGTTCGTCGTCTTCAACACCCAGTCGGTGCGGGTCAGCCTGGTCTTCGGCGTGGTCGACCTGCCGCTGGTGATCGCCCTCGTCGCCGCCGCGGTGCTCGGCGGTCTGATCGTCGCGCTGCTGAGCCTGCGCGCCCGCCGGCACCGCTGACGTGTCGGGGGCCGGCCCCGCGGGCAGGGCACCGGACATGACCGACCCCACGACCGACCCGGCCGACTCCCCCAGCAACCCCGACAACCTGGTCGACGGCCGCCCCGGCGACGACGCCCCCGACCAGGGCGCGCAGGACACCACGCTGACCACCGACGACGCCGCGCAGGACGACGACGCGGTGGCCGAGCCCGACAACAGCTGAGCGGCTAGATCCAGCCGTGCCGGCGCGCGGCGTCCACCGCCGCGTGCCGGTTCGGCGCCCCCAGCTTCGTCGCCGCGGCCGACAGGTGGTTGCGCACCGTGCCCGGGGAAAGGTGCGCCCGCGCGGCGATCTCCTCGACCGGGGCGCCACCGGCGGCCAGCTCGAGCACGTCGGCCTCCCGCGGGGTCAGCGGTGAGTCCCCGGCGCTGATCGCCTCCGCGGCCAGCTCGGGGTCGACGTAGCGGCCCCCGCCGTGCACGGTGCGCACGACGTCGGCCAGCACCGCCGCGTTGACCGTCTTGGGCAGGAACCCGCGCACCCCGGCCTCCAGCGCCCGCTTGAGGTGCCCGGGCCGGCCGTGCCCGGTGACGATGACGACCCGGCAGGCCGGGAGGACCGTCCGCAGCTCCGCGGCCACCGAGATGCCGTCCTGACCGGGCATCTGCAGGTCCAGCACGCACACGTCGGGGCCGTGCGCCCGGGCCATCGCCAGCGCCTCCGGGCCCGAGGCGGCCTGGGCGACCACCTCGACGTCGTCCTCCAGGCCCAGCAGGGCGGCCAGCGCGGAGCGGATGAGGTTCTCGTCGTCGGCCAGCAACACCCGGACGGTCACGCCGGCACCTCCGCCCGGACGACGAAGCCGCCGTCCGCGAGCCCGGCCTGCAGGCGGCCACCCCTGGCGGTGAGCCGCTCGGAGAGCCCGGTGAGCCCGTTGCCCCAGGTCGCGGGTGCACCGGCCCCGTCGTCGCGCACGGTCAACGTCGTCCCCTCGTGGTCGGTGGTCAGGCCGATGTCGCAGCGTCCGGCCGAGGAGTGCCGGAGCACGTTGGTGACCGACTCGCGGACCACCCAGCCGAGCAGCTCCTGGACCGGGGCCGGCACGGCGGCGACGTCGTCCTCACCGGTGACGGTGGTGGCGACCCCGGCCGAGCGCAGCACCGACCGGGCCCCGGCGAGCTCGGAGGCGAGGTCGGTGGCCCGGTAGCCGCGGACGACCTCGCGCACCTCGCGCAGCGAGGACTCGGCCAACGAGCCCACGCCGTCCATCTCGTCGGCGGCGCCGTCCCGGCCACGGCGGGCGAGCTCGGCGGCCAGCTGGCTCTTCACCGCGATGGCCGACAGGTTGCGGCCCATCACGTCGTGCAGGTCGCGGGCGAAGCGCAGCCGCTCCTCGGCGACGGCGAGCTGCAGCGCGACCCCGCGGGTGCGCTCCATCTCCTGGACGACGTCGAGGATCCACACGGTGAAGCGGAAGGCCGCGGCGACCGCCCACAGCGCGATCCCGATGGCCACCCCCGCGACCACCCCGGAGACCAGCGGGTTGCCCTCGGCCACCGAGACCGCCCCGGCGACCGCCCCGGTCACCGCCGAGGCCCAGGTGAGCCGGCGCATCGCCCAGCTGACCGACAGCACGAGCACCACCGCGCCGCCGAGCATGCCCACCGCGCCCGGGGCCGACGGGGAGGGCGGCCCGCCGTCGACGGCGGCGACCGCGGCGGCCGCGGTCAGCGCGGCCGGGACGAGCAGGAGGGCCAGCTGCGCGCGGTCCGGGCCCGGGGCGCCGGGCCGGTGCCGGGCGTCCAGCAGGGCGCGGACCACCCAGAGGCAGGCCGCCGCGGTGCCCACCGTGCCGACGAGCAGCAGCACCGGCAGCACGGTCCCGGCCGCGGACCAGCCCGGGGCCACGGCGAACAGCAGCAGCGGGGGCAGTCCGAGCAGCGCCGAGTAGTAGGACCACCGGGTGTACAGCTCGATCCGCTGCGGGTCGGTGCGGCTGCGCCACCAGCGCGAGACGGTCGGCACGGCAGCCATGCTGCCGTACCGACCGTGCCGCGGCGGCGCCGTCAGCGGCGGGGTGCCCACCGGAAGCCCTTCGCCGCGACCACGGCGCCCACGACGATCCAGGCGGCGAGGACGGCCAGGGGCTGCAGGGCGGAGCTCCACAGCTCACCGCCGGAGACGACCTCGCCGTCCCAGGTGGTGCCGGCCAGGCCCAGCTGCAGCAGCTCGATGACCGGGGTGACCGGCAGGAAGCGGGCGACGGTGGCCAGCGCCTCGGGGAAGATGCTCAGCGGGTAGAGGATGCCCGACAGCGCGGTGTTGACCAGCACGATCGGCAGCGTGGTGATCTGCGCGGCCTCCGGGGTGCGGGTGAACGACGTGCTGGCCGCGGCCAGCAGCACCATCAGCACGACCCCGCCGAGGACGGCGACCAGCGGCAGCACGACGTCGGCCGGCGCGGTCCACTCGCCCAGGACCAGCACGCCCGCGGCGACGACCAGGATCTGCCCGATGCTGACCAGCAGCGTGGGCGCGGCGGTCGCGGCGAGCACCTCGGTGCCGGTCAGCTCACCGGTGCGCATCCGCTGCAGCACCAGGTCCTCGCGGCGGGCCACGTACGTGGTGACCAGGTTGTAGTAGGTCAGGTAGATCAGCGTGATGCCGACCGAGGCCTGCACCAGCAGCGGGCCCAGCGGGGTGTCGCCGTCGCCCAGGCCCAGGACCGGGACGACCGCGACGAGCAGCAGCGGCAGGACGACGGAGTTGACCAGCGCCGTGCGGTTGCGCAGCAGCAGCCGGGTCTCGGCGGTGGCGAGGGACCGGACCCGGGCGATCCGGGACGGGCCGGTGGTCGGGCGCTCGAGCGTGGCGGTGCTCATCGGGTCTCCTCCTGCTGGGTGCGGACTGCGGGGTGGGTGCCGTCGGCGACGGCGAGGAAGGCCTGCTCCAGCGAACCGGCGCGGGCGTGGAGGGTGCGCAGCACGACGCCGTGCTCGGCGGCCCAGGCCAGCAGCCCGGCGAGCACCGGCTGCAACGCCCCGGTGTGCCACTCGACGCGACGGCCGGCGCGGGTCACCTCGACGCCGGAGGGCACCGGCGGCTCCGGGGCGTCGTCGTCCAGGGCGAAGCGGATGGTGGCGAGCTGGGTCTCGGCGATCTCGGCCTGGGTGCCCGCGAGCACGATCCGGCCCTCCCGCATCACGGCGACCCGGTCGGCGAGCTCCTCGGCCTCCTCCAGGTGGTGGGTGGTGAGCAGCACCGCGGCGCCCTCGGCGACCAGGCCCTGCACCAGCTCCCACACCCGGCGGCGGGACTCGGGGTCCAGCCCGGTGGTCGGCTCGTCGAGGACGACGACGCTGGGCCGGCCGAGCAGGGCGAGCGCGAGGTCCAGCCGACGCCGCTCACCGCCGGACAGCGAGCGCACCTTGACGTCGGCGCGGCCGGTGAGCCCGACCTGCTCGAGGGCCTCGGCGACCGGGCGGGGCGCGGTGAGGGTGCCGGCCCAGGTCGTCAGCGTCTCCCCGGCGGTCAGGTCGCCGGGCAGGCCGCTGGTCTGCAGCAGCACCCCGAGGTGCGGGCGCACCTCCGCCCGGTCGCGGACCGGGTCGGCGCCGAGCACCCGGACGGTGCCCCCGGACGCGGGGCTCAGGCCCTCCAGCACCTCCAGCGCGGAGGTCTTGCCGGCGCCGTTGACCCCGAGCAGGGCGAGGACCTCGCCGCGGTGCACCTCGAAGGAGATGCCGCGG
This sequence is a window from Geodermatophilaceae bacterium NBWT11. Protein-coding genes within it:
- a CDS encoding LPXTG cell wall anchor domain-containing protein: MNTNRRGLLLSGRRSCQAAALTLGALALGGVCAPAALAMQGTTDAAVPAVPADASAPRILTGSPVLGLGSPDDRVQFGVGKAQLAIRADGSNLPADVDPDELDLSGATIRFTYETVNGGPPDEFFGEDVPASEVCTTDVDGVCVFPVPEGEDPDDADYSQVGLFPRSTFTIEQLTAPTSGQLLLPENGDEVVYGETDGQGLPSATATGVDPFDPSSQDQVADGIDPTVDAPQNVAPEVEEAPDGPFTESSVTFQDPGAYRTIAVATSTPAGAPVAGATYTLCTVPDAPCTDPAQLVSATTDAQGRLVFPGLYLPGTYTITQTTTASGLQFSGTPVSFTVTAAQSVADTQAALVLPVVNGAPAAPAPTGPTLTPVVTPVATAGPQLARTGTDTVPMALAGAGLLAVGAGAVAAGRRRSRAN
- a CDS encoding GNAT family N-acetyltransferase, which encodes MTRPGGAFWYARHRDGDSPGHTLTGMATDEFPDGTVVDLPGPPQRPAGWALQARVPVPGRVPSSVVVARAVAPEAPHLWCVLVPASPDRPGRLDLIGFSTAHHPDGAVMGADTFTALDIAWSNQVCALRWDPPTGVVEQVYVAPEHRRLGLATKQTMVAAGIRTAMGWASLRSDGRLTDLGDTWLSEAPDWWRHRVPTRTAHLPPMTPGDGGPT
- a CDS encoding ribokinase, which encodes MSVTVVGSLNEDVVVTVRRLPGRGETVIGSAVEVLPGGKGANQAAAAGRLGRGVHMVGRVGSDDAADRQLAALAEAGVNVGRVLRTPGVPTGSATIPVEAEGGENLIVVVPGANAELSAADVTVESVHRADVLLLQLETPLDTVLAAARATTGTVVLNPAPAQPLPAELLAAVDVLVPNEHELAELAGSDAADLAGLVDLARGLASPAVVVTLGGNGALVVPADGPALHQPPLAVQPVDTTGAGDCFCGALCQALSAGADLPTAVAYAATAAALSTTGAGARGGLPDDDAVRAALPRLPAARPV
- a CDS encoding TIGR03084 family protein, with the translated sequence MTTSTLLTGLLADLAAEGAALDAVVADLDPAGWATPTPAAGWTVAHQVAHLAWTDDVALLAATDPDAFRALPDTHGMVDDAAAAGAAVPPSELLDRWRSGRRALADALVAVPAGTSLPWYGPPMSAASMATARLMETWAHGVDVTDALGLPPSSTDRLKAVAHLGVRTRAFAHTQHGLPAPTGDVRVELTAPSGALWTWGEPSAADRVTGPALDFCLRVTQRRAPGGLQLQTTGVAAARWMDVAQAYAGPPGAGSAHRSLPRDPTSYRKPTAPPRAGGAGRQPGVRPR
- a CDS encoding TIGR03617 family F420-dependent LLM class oxidoreductase, whose translation is MLLDASLLTAGTDDVAGTARLLEDRGYAGVWASEVAHDPFLLLHAAALATERVQVGSAIAVAFARSPMTLAYTAWDLQRTSRGRFVLGLGTQVKAHVERRFSMPWSAPAARMREYVGALRAIWATWSADDVPLRFRGEHYRHTLMTPTFTPPRHEWGAPPVHLAAVGPLMTRLAGELCDGLLAHGFTTERYLRERTLPALQEGLELSGRTREQVQVSLPGFVVAGRDDAERADARTAVRAQIAFYGSTPAYRPVLELHGWEDLGDELNALSTSRREDKWEAMAELVDDEVLGTFAVVADPEDVAPEVLRRYEGVVDRFSVYSGAGLPPEVWDPLVRALA
- a CDS encoding ABC transporter substrate-binding protein codes for the protein MAACSSGAAGGTDTTEADSANCPGDVLDVVVSVDQWGDVVRSLAGDCANVTTVINSTAVDPHDYEPSTGDVAGFEDADLVVVNGADYDHWASDAVANLDPAPVVVDAAEVVGIEEEGHAEDDGHAEGEEGHGSVNPHLWYSPDYVQQTAEAVTDALSDLSPDAADYFAEQATAWTTSMQPYTDELAGLEQLAAGKSYAATETVFDYTATAVGLTDATPEGYRDAASNESDPAAGDVAAFEAALADGSIDVLVFNTQTEGAVPDQLRAAAESAGVPVVEVTESVPEDAGSFEEWQLAQLQQLADALGGGQ
- a CDS encoding ABC transporter ATP-binding protein, encoding MTQSSSTQTPSSSPAPALVLDGVSVVRGGRQVWSDGSLTVPAGAVVGVIGPNGAGKTTLFQLALGLLPAATGRIEVLGRTPRAGDRRIGYVPQNYTAALGEAVRARDLVALGVTGTRFGIRRTTAAEHARVDDALRRVGAAGYADRRMSELSGGQQQRVAIAQAIVDDAELLLLDEPLANLDLRNSHEIVTLLGELRRERAVTIMVVAHDLNPLLPVLTDAVYLLDGHPHHASIGEVVTEDLLTHLYGTRVRVVRTAQGDLFTRSG
- a CDS encoding metal ABC transporter permease; this encodes MQHAFIGGTMVALTAGLMGYFVITRQNAFAAHALAHIGFPGATGAILVGAPVTLGLAVFCVGGGLLIGLFGKRVAEREIATGTILAGATGLGVLFASLATANASTTTNVLFGNLLAISRDQLWLFGLFTVVVVVALAVIARPLVFASVDPAVAEARGVPVRALGVAFVVLLALTITMAVQVVGTLLLFALVVTPAAAALRLTARPGRVAGLAVAFALASVWVGLLLSAMIDLPPSFFVVSIAVLIWAVVLVATRDRHTAVRPEPSAHGAVPRVPEHTA
- a CDS encoding TetR/AcrR family transcriptional regulator, giving the protein MPTHRRAVNCSVTQPCTIPDVTAALALDHASSTADDLHRGVDSQGSPLPVRRSREERQAIVLDTADRLFAGRSSRSVGMDELVRETGLGKMTVYRLFKSKDDLVGAYLARKAATVLGYLDAETHRFADDPRGALLAVVDVVEKDVTRTGFRGCPFTNVSSEYDDPQHPARSAAADYKYELHLRLVNLSEELVPGHGDDLAAQVHLIIDGMYLSGGLLGPDGPASHGRQLAERLVDAAVAAAAR
- a CDS encoding LapA family protein; its protein translation is MSPRLPYRSPVTSAPLSGDPATTPAPKKRGSSAGRTVSAVLLVALTVVLVLFVVFNTQSVRVSLVFGVVDLPLVIALVAAAVLGGLIVALLSLRARRHR